The following DNA comes from Candidatus Cloacimonadota bacterium.
AGTTCTTGTGATTCATGGAAGTAATCATAAACCAGAAACTGATCGTCCGATGTTGTCGTATTTGAATGGAGGTAAAATTGCACCTATCATTGACGCAGGAAATTCAGCAGACATGTTGATGAATTTTAAAGATGCTGGCATATGTAAGAACACTTGAGATAATAAAGAAAATAAGGGGTTTTGAAATAGAGCAGTTAACGGGGATAATCAGATCGATTATCCTGAAGGCGTAATCGCAAGAACCGTCCCCTTGATTTGAGTTGACATGGATAAAGAATTATCTTATAATTAATATACCGACCGTCGGTATGTTGCATTATGGGTAATACTAAAGGAGGATTTTCAATATGTCTGATATTGTAACAAGTCATAACAGGAAGCATGAATTCATGATGACCGCCTTCGAGCTGTTTTATAAAAAAGGGTATGAGAATACAACGATAAAGGATATTATAGATGAATTAGGATTAACAAAGGGAGCATTCTATCACTATTTTGAATCCAAGGAGGATGTGATTGTAGCAATTGCCAGGGACTTTACGGACAGGGTTGTCCAGATAATCAAGAAAATTTTTGCGCGGACTAACCTGTCTGCTGTGGAAAAAATGAATATGGCATTTGAAGCTATTAACGAATACAAGATAAAAGAAGGAGAATGGCGGCACAAATTTAAAGCTTCCATTGAAAGTGAAGAAAAC
Coding sequences within:
- a CDS encoding TetR/AcrR family transcriptional regulator produces the protein MSDIVTSHNRKHEFMMTAFELFYKKGYENTTIKDIIDELGLTKGAFYHYFESKEDVIVAIARDFTDRVVQIIKKIFARTNLSAVEKMNMAFEAINEYKIKEGEWRHKFKASIESEENLKLQRKITIFLKQEVAGLYEELIDAGAREGIFGDPVNPRQLAEFFLNTIFSLHTSVYELEKQLYDDRDELDYQGFLRLLDEKVRFYET